CCAAAAAATATTAGCGTTTAGAGAATTGTGGGCTTCTTCTTGCTTTTCTGCGACCGTATTTTTTACGTTCAACAGTTCTGCTATCTCTAGTAAGAAGTCCTTTTGGTTTTAATAATGCTCTAAAATCTGCATCCATAGCAGCTAAAGCTCTTGAAATACCATGTCTTAAAGCTTCAGCTTGAGCACTGTAACCACCGCCTAAAGTTGTTGCTTTAATGTCCATAGAAGTTTCTTGCTTAGTTACTAATAAAGGCTGAACTACTTTTAATTTTATAGCTTCATGTCCGCCAAGCCAAGTGTTTAAATCCATACCATTAACGATGATTTTACCACTACCAGCTTTTACCCAAACTTTAGCTACAGCGGTTTTTCTTTTACCTGTTGCGTATGTTGTTGCCATGATTATTTTCCTTTATTAGCAATTTGAGCAGTATGAGGATGTTCGCTACCTGCATAAATTTTTAATTTTTTAAGCATAGCTCTACCTAGGTTTGTTTTAGGTAGCATACCACGAACTGCTAATTTATATAATTTAACTGGATTTTTTTCTAATAAATCACCAAATTTTTCACTTTTTACGCTTCCAAAATACCCTGAATGTCTGTGATATAGTTTATCTTCTGCTTTATTTGCACCTGTGAAAACTGCTTTAGAAGCATTGATAATGATTACATAATCTCCACAATCAACATTTGGAGTATAGCAAGGTTTATTTTTACCTCTTAAAATAGTCGCTACTTCTGTTAAAAGACGACCAAAACGCTTTCCTTCAGCGTCTAAAACGATCCATTCGCGTTTTACTTCGTTTGGCTTTGTTATCTTTGTCATCATCTTACCTTTGCCAAAAATTTTTTAAAAATGAGATTATAATTATTTTAGCTTAATTAATACTTAATTTAAGAATACTTAAAGTTTAAATGATATCTTTTTTATATTGTAACTTATTCTTAAATAGTTTATATTACAATTGTAATATAAAATACTTTATAAGGCGAAATAATGTTAAATTTATTTGCTAAACATAAAATAAAATTTGCTATTGCTTTTGTACTACCTATTTTAGCTTTTGGTTTTAATATTTATTATAATACAAATAAAAGTGAAATTCATACAACTAACCCAAACAAACAAAATAACAAATATGAAATTTTAAAAGAAAAGTGCAACAGTGGGGATATTAAGGCGTGCTTAGATTCCTATCCTCTTAAATATAAAAAGCCCATACAAGCTAAATTAAATGGAAAATGGGGATTTATAGATAAAAACGGGGAAATAATAATAAATCCTATATTTGATAATGTTTCTAATTTTAAGGAAAATCTAGCAAGTGTTAATTTAAACGGAAAATGGGGTTTTATCAATGAAAGCGGAAAATTTATTACAGAACCTATATTTAATTATGCTTGGAATTTTAAAGAAAATTTTGCAAGTATTAGATTAAAGGAAAAATGGGGATTTATAAACAAGAATGGAAATATAGCCATAAAGCCTATTTTTGATTACACTCTCGATTTTAATGAAAATCTAGCAGGTGCTAAATTAAATGGAAAATGGGGTTTTATAGATAAAAATGGAAAATTTATAATAAAACCTATATTTGATGAAGTTAGAAATTTTAAAAAAAATCTAGCAGAGGTTAAACTAAATAACAAATGGGGTTTTATAGATAAAAGTGGAAAATTTATATTAGATCCTATTTTTGATTATACTCTTGGTTTTAGTGAAAATATTGCAGGTATTAATTTAAACGAAAAGTGGGGATTTGCTAATAAAAACGGGGAGATAATAATAAATCCTATATTTGACAATATTTCTAATTTTAAGGAAAATCTAGCAAGTGTTAATTTAAACGGAAAATGGGGTTTTATAGATAAAAATGGAAAATTTGCAATAGAAGCTAATTTTGATTGGGCTTGGGATTTTAAAGAAGATTTGGCAAGTGTTAGACTAAATGGAAAATATGGCTTTATAGATAAAAATGGAAAATTTGCAATAAAACCTATTTTTGATAAAGTTTATAGTTTCAACCAAGGAATTGCAAAAGTCAAGTTAAATGAAAAATGGGGACTTATAGATAAAAATGGAAATTTTATAGTAGAACCTATATTTGATGATATAGATTATTATTAAACCTCCACTATTTCCACTTTATCCTTTAAAACATATACCAAAAAAGCCTTAGTGGAAGTCTTGGCTAAGATTTTTTCTATGGCTTCTTTGTAAAGTAAAACTTGCTTTTTATGCTCGTTTAAATTTAAACCCGTTTTATAGTCTATAATGATAGCTTCATTATCATCAAATGCAAGCATATCAAGCTGTTTTTGCTCACCTTTATAAGTGATGATTTGCTCTTTTAGTAGCTTTTTACCCGCTAAAAGCGCGTTAAAGCTCTCATCTTTTAAAAGCATAGTAAGTCTTTTAAAAAGCTCATTAAAACTTTCATCATCTAAGTAAAAACGATATTTTTTATACACCATTTGCTTGCAAAATTCAAAATTGCTTTTAGTGTTAAAATCAAAATATTGCAAAAACTCATGCAAAGCCAAACCAAAATGTATTTGCGTGCTTGAAAGATGACTTTTTACTTTGACTTCTTGCAAATTTACCTTTTGAAATTCTTCAAAGCTTTCTATTTGTTCTAAATTTTCTAAAGGCTCATTTGTTTTGACAAGCTGTTCTTCTATAATACCTATTTGTTTTTCTTCATAGTCTTGAAAATAACTCTTAAAGGTTTTAAAACTCTCATCATTTTTTATAATAAAAAGAGAGTTTTTAGCTCTAGTAAGCGCTACATATAGACAATTTATCTCATCTTCTGCTTGAAGTTTTTCTCTTTTAGCTAAAAAGGTATTGTAATTTTGATCTTCAAGATATTTTCTAGCGCTATGTCTGTATTTTACTTCCCAACCTTGCTCTAAATCATACTCAAACATTAAAGTTTCATTATCCGGAGCTTTTTTACTAAGTCTATCAAGTACGATTAAATTTTCAAATTCAAGCCCCTTAGATTTATGCACAGTCATAATACTTACTCCATCATCTTGAACTTGTAAAGACTTTAACTCGCATGGAGCAAACAAAAAATCAAAAAAATTATCAAAAGCACTTGCATACTCTAAATATGCAATGAGATTAACATCACTTAAGTCAAGTTTTAAAACATGTACTAGGTATTTTAAAATCTCACCTACACTGCGGTTTAAATCAAGCGTGATAAACTCAAGCTCTTTTTCTAAAATACTACTTGCAAAGTACAAACTAAACTCATCTTTAAGCACACAAGCCTTTGCATACTCAAAAAGCACTCTTACACTAATACAATCCATCAAAGCTACATTGCTTTGCGTATAAGCTTTAATGTCATTTTCTTCAAGAAATTCTTTCATTAAAGTAGCGTCTTTGTTAATCCATACCAAAATGCAAATTTCACTAAGCTTTACGCCTTTTTCTAAAAGCTTTTGAATGATCTTTAAAACTTCTTTACCACTTGCTTCATGCAAAGAACTTTTTGGCGGGATATGATTTTGTAAAACTTCCACATATCCACCTTCTTTAATGCTTTTTTGCAAAGTAAAACTAGGATTTAAAAAGCTATCAAAAAATTTATCTTTAAAGACTTCATTTACATAATCAACAATGATCTTTTTACTACGATAATTAGTATCTAAATGCTCTAATTTAATTTGCGGAAAGTCTTTTAAAAGCTTATCAAAAAGCTCTTTTTTGCCCCCTCTAAAACCATATATGCTTTGCTTTTTATCGCCCACATAAAAAAAGCTTCTGTTTTTTTTCACTCCCTCGCCTGAAACAAGTTCAGCGATAATAGGTTTTAAAATTTGATACTGCAAAACATTAGTATCTTGAAATTCATCGATTAATAAATGAGAAATATAACCATCAAGCCTAAAATAAATCAAATCTTTATTAGTTTCATCGCTAATTAACTCATAAGTTTTTAAAGCTATATCTGAAAAAGTCAATGCATTTTGCTTAGCATTGTTTTCATTTCTTGCTTCTTTAAAATGCTTCAAAAGCTTTGCAAGCATACTAATGCGATAATTTTCCATTTGAGTAAAATACTCTTTTGCGCTTTGTAAAAACTCTGCTCTTTTTTGCAAAAATTCACTATCGATGACTTTTATAAAATATTTTTTATCTAAATCACAAATAATAGGTTTAGCAAAGAAATCTTCTATGTTTTCAAATTCGAAATTTTTTTGATAGTTTTTATCTGTGCTTAAATTTCTTGCATAAGTTATAAACTCACTTAAGCTTTTTTCTAAAAAAGTTTTATTTGGAAAATGTGCATTTTGTATAGAATTTATCTCACAAGATCTTTCATACAAGCTTTCAAGATTTTGCAAAAAATCACTTTTACTTTTTGTTTGGACAATATAATAAGCTAAAGCCCTTAGTTCTTCTTCATCTAATTTAGAAATGAAATTTTTATAACTATCTTGATTTTCTATAATATCAAAATCACTCATAAGACCTAAATTTAAAGCAAAAGAACGAATGATTTGTGAAAAAAAGCTGTCAAAAGTGTAGATATTAAGCTTAGATCTTAAAAACTCATCTTTGTATTTTTCTCTTAAAGCTATAAGCTCATTTTTGCTTTTGCCTAGCATTTTCATAAGCTCATTACATTCTGCTTTATTCTCTCCATTTTCAAGCACATCAAATTCTAAAAAGGTTTTAAAAACTCTTTCTTTCATTTCACTTGTAGCTTTATTAGTAAAAGTAAGGGCTAAAATTTCATTAATCTTAGCTCCCATTAAAACCAAAGCTACAAAACGCACACTTAATGCAAAAGTTTTTCCACTTCCTGCGCTAGCTTCCAAAGCTAAAAAAGGCTCAAAATGATAACTCAAAGCTTAAACTCCTTTTTATAAAGCATGGTATAAGGGCTGTAAGTATTGTCGTTTTTTTGATTAAAAAATTCTTTTTCCAAAGGCTCTTTAGCAAGCTCATTAAGTAAATCTTTCAGTTCTTGTACGCTCTTACTTTTAGCATTTTCATGTATGATTTTGATATTTTTAAGATCATAAAAACAAGCTTTTGTATTTAATAGGGTATTTTGATTTTCTAATAAAAACTTATAAAAAGCAAGTTGATAAGACTTTTCATCTGCCTTGCCACTTTTATAATCTATAATCAATCTTTCATTGCCATTATTATCTACTCTATCTAAAAAGCCTATGGCGTGAATTTTCACTCCATTTTCTGTGATAAATTCTTTTCTTGGTGGATTAAATTCACATTTTTCTACCACATAACCTTGCTTAAAATGCTCATTTTCAAGTGTTTGGAATTCTTTAAATATAGTTTGTATTAAAGCTAAATTTAGCGCATCAACTCGGTATTGTTTAATGCTTTTTACCACTTGCATAAAAACTTCATAATCAAAATGATTTTTAGATTTTTGCGTATAATAAAGTTCTAAAGCCTTATGGATAAAACTCCCCAACTCATTTGCTCTAAGTGTATCGTCTAAAGTCTTTGGCTCTTTTAATCTTAAAACATATTTATAATAATAATCCAAACCATAATGCACAAGAAGATGAAATCTTGAAAAAGAAAGATCATTTTGAAAATAATCATGTTTTGCTTTAATGCTTACAATAGGCTCAAGATTAAAAGCACATGGATAAGTTTGAAAATATTTCACATAAGCATTATTACTATAAGTCTTGTCTTCATAAAGTGGAAATTCAAGTTCATTTAAAAATCTTGATTTGATTTTTTCTTCATTTTCCACATAAGAAATTCCAACTAATTTTGCCTTGGCTATTAAAGTGTAATAATAATGTCTTTGTAAATTTTCTCTTTGAGCATGAGTGATAAGTCCTGCTTTTTTGCGAATTTCATTGTTTAAAAATAACTCACTTGAAACTCTTTTTGGGATAAATTCATCATTAAAATCGACTATAATCACCCCATCATATCTAAGTCCCCTACTTTCTAAAAGCCCCATTACAGTAACTTCACCACCACCAACACTGCTTAATTTTATACCATCAATTTGCATGAAAAATAATTCTAAAATTTGCACAAAGC
The nucleotide sequence above comes from Campylobacter lari. Encoded proteins:
- the rpsI gene encoding 30S ribosomal protein S9, producing MATTYATGKRKTAVAKVWVKAGSGKIIVNGMDLNTWLGGHEAIKLKVVQPLLVTKQETSMDIKATTLGGGYSAQAEALRHGISRALAAMDADFRALLKPKGLLTRDSRTVERKKYGRRKARRSPQFSKR
- the rplM gene encoding 50S ribosomal protein L13, encoding MTKITKPNEVKREWIVLDAEGKRFGRLLTEVATILRGKNKPCYTPNVDCGDYVIIINASKAVFTGANKAEDKLYHRHSGYFGSVKSEKFGDLLEKNPVKLYKLAVRGMLPKTNLGRAMLKKLKIYAGSEHPHTAQIANKGK
- a CDS encoding WG repeat-containing protein — protein: MLNLFAKHKIKFAIAFVLPILAFGFNIYYNTNKSEIHTTNPNKQNNKYEILKEKCNSGDIKACLDSYPLKYKKPIQAKLNGKWGFIDKNGEIIINPIFDNVSNFKENLASVNLNGKWGFINESGKFITEPIFNYAWNFKENFASIRLKEKWGFINKNGNIAIKPIFDYTLDFNENLAGAKLNGKWGFIDKNGKFIIKPIFDEVRNFKKNLAEVKLNNKWGFIDKSGKFILDPIFDYTLGFSENIAGINLNEKWGFANKNGEIIINPIFDNISNFKENLASVNLNGKWGFIDKNGKFAIEANFDWAWDFKEDLASVRLNGKYGFIDKNGKFAIKPIFDKVYSFNQGIAKVKLNEKWGLIDKNGNFIVEPIFDDIDYY
- a CDS encoding RecB-like helicase, whose amino-acid sequence is MSYHFEPFLALEASAGSGKTFALSVRFVALVLMGAKINEILALTFTNKATSEMKERVFKTFLEFDVLENGENKAECNELMKMLGKSKNELIALREKYKDEFLRSKLNIYTFDSFFSQIIRSFALNLGLMSDFDIIENQDSYKNFISKLDEEELRALAYYIVQTKSKSDFLQNLESLYERSCEINSIQNAHFPNKTFLEKSLSEFITYARNLSTDKNYQKNFEFENIEDFFAKPIICDLDKKYFIKVIDSEFLQKRAEFLQSAKEYFTQMENYRISMLAKLLKHFKEARNENNAKQNALTFSDIALKTYELISDETNKDLIYFRLDGYISHLLIDEFQDTNVLQYQILKPIIAELVSGEGVKKNRSFFYVGDKKQSIYGFRGGKKELFDKLLKDFPQIKLEHLDTNYRSKKIIVDYVNEVFKDKFFDSFLNPSFTLQKSIKEGGYVEVLQNHIPPKSSLHEASGKEVLKIIQKLLEKGVKLSEICILVWINKDATLMKEFLEENDIKAYTQSNVALMDCISVRVLFEYAKACVLKDEFSLYFASSILEKELEFITLDLNRSVGEILKYLVHVLKLDLSDVNLIAYLEYASAFDNFFDFLFAPCELKSLQVQDDGVSIMTVHKSKGLEFENLIVLDRLSKKAPDNETLMFEYDLEQGWEVKYRHSARKYLEDQNYNTFLAKREKLQAEDEINCLYVALTRAKNSLFIIKNDESFKTFKSYFQDYEEKQIGIIEEQLVKTNEPLENLEQIESFEEFQKVNLQEVKVKSHLSSTQIHFGLALHEFLQYFDFNTKSNFEFCKQMVYKKYRFYLDDESFNELFKRLTMLLKDESFNALLAGKKLLKEQIITYKGEQKQLDMLAFDDNEAIIIDYKTGLNLNEHKKQVLLYKEAIEKILAKTSTKAFLVYVLKDKVEIVEV